The DNA sequence TACGGACTTGCCTTAAAAAATGTAATGAAGAAGCCCGAAATCTCCGCTGCGATGCATCGGCTTGGGTATAATAATGAGAAAATGGCCGAAGGCCTGGCACTTCTGGAAAGTACGGCGCAATGTTTTGATACTTATGATCTGCATGAAAAAAACAAGCAGGATGCCCTCCATAAGTTTGAGAACACCAGCGACCTGATGATGTCTATCTATCAAATACACTGCAAAAAAATCAAGGCTATTGCCCTGCAGAATAGCACGGTCGTTACGCCACTTGAGTTTGCGACTATACTGCCGAACAACTACGCCAAGTGGATCAGGAAAATTAAAACCTTCTATTTTGTGATCAGTACAGATCCGCTGATCAAAAACCATTTATGGCTGTATAATACTGGAGAGGCTGACCTTGAAGAGGTGGAAAGGATTATTTTTCGAGTGGAAAACGCTCAGGAAAATTATTGCTATGCTTTAAAAGAGGAACAAAAACTTGCGGACAAAAAAAATAAAGCCTTCCTGAAACTCAACCAATGGATGCATCAGTTTTCCACCACCGCACAACGGGGGCTTGCTGAGCAACCCGCGCTACTCGAATTATTCTTTGAAAGCTTTCAGCAGAAAAAATGATCAGGCCGCGACAAGGTGATACATCAAATGGCGAACGGCCGCTTACTGAACACTAAATTGCTCCTGCTGTTCAAAAATATGCTTTTGAACACCCACAGGAACCTCTATGCCCAATATCAAATAATCGTCGAGCTGGTCTTCACCTTCCTGCCAATCTTTAAAATACTGCGCAAGAATCCTTTCCTGAACATCAAAAGGCTCTTGTGCGATATTCAATAATTTGGCTCGAAAACGGTGGATTTTCATTTTTTGCTGATCAGATTCCCTGATTTGGTCGCAATAGCCATCGGTAAACAAATAAAGACGGTCGCCTTCATTCAGCTGGATCGTCTTGGCAGAAAAGGGCTTCTCTTGCACAAAATGACCGATCGGCTGCCGATCGGCCTTCACCTCCATCAGTTCCCCTTCCTTGTTCACAATCCACAAAGGGTTATACGCCCCCGCAAACTGTACCTGCGCCGTTTTGGTGTTCAGTAAAATCAAAGCGCCATCCATACCATCATGCCCAACATCCAGCTGCTTGCCTTCGCGAAGCGCCTGTTTCATGGCCTTTCGGAGCTCGTTCAGTATCCTGTCTGGGGACACAAAGCCTAAATCATCCACCACCCGTTCCAGTAATTTTATGGCCAACATGCTCATAAAAGCCCCAGGCACCCCATGCCCAGTACAGTCCCCAATCATTACCAGTAATTTCCCATCTTGCTCCTTGGCCCAGTACCAGTCTCCGCTCACCACATTACAGGCCTGCCCAAGTAAAAAACAATCCGTTACCTCTCGCTTTACAATGTCCAGCGAAGGCATTACCGCCTGCTGAATACGGTGTGCATAATTGATGCTCTTCGAGATTCTATCCTGCTGGGCTTTTAATGCTTTATTGGAGTTGATGATGGTTGTTTCCATGCGTAAATATTCCTGTACAAATACATAAACGATCATACAGCATGAGCCTGCAAGAAAAGAAATGTTGAAAAGATAAATAGCCTTCACTACCCAGGAGTCCACCAGGCTCCATGCCGGCACATGGTCACCCATATGCACATAACCAAAAGCATAGACAATAAAAAAACAGAAACTGATCAGTACTCGCTCATAAATCGGATGGCGATAATACAAAAAGCTCATCACGCCAGGCAACAGCAAATAAAAGTGAAAACCTGCGTCAAGTCCCAGGTAATAGGTTGCAAAACCCGCATGGGCGATCACTTCGCACAAAATCCAGTAGGCAACAAAATCGAAGCGTTTCCTGTGGCTGAAATAATAACCAACAGCATAAGCAGGAAGGCTGAAGAACACATTTACCATGACCATCTCACGGACATCGAAAATCGAAAACACCAACACAAAGCACAGGTGCACCACAGCACCAAGCACACAGGAGGCCTTCATGATCTTGCCGTAATCAAGATACTCCCTGCTTACATAGGGAAACAGTGGTTCAATATTTAACCACTTTTGCGGTAAAGAAAGATTCATAACAGGTTAATTTGTTGGGGGGAATGTAGCTGTAACCACTACAGATCGTCAGCTGATAAGCTGCCCGAATATCAAAAATAAAAAAATACCTGACAAATACCCCTAAAGTTGCGGTATTTTTCCGCAAGCTAAAGCACTCAAATTTATCAATTTAAAAACTATTGCTTAACTTAGCGCAAGTTTATTTGGGGAAGTCCACTTGAGACTTTTCTATTGCAATGCGCCTAATTCTTAATGCCAATATATATTCATGCAGTATAAAGAATACAAACAGGTAGATTTCGCTCAAGTAGGGCGAGATGTACTTCAAGAATGGAAAGATAAATCCACTTTCGACAGCTCCGTAAAATTACGTGAAGGAGCTCCTGAATTTGTTTTTTTTGAAGGTCCTCCTTCAGCAAACGGTACACCGGGTATTCACCACGTGATGGCCCGTACGGTAAAAGATATCTTTTGCCGATACAAAACCCTGAAAGGCTTCCAGGTGAAGCGAAAAGGGGGATGGGACACCCACGGTCTACCTGTTGAGCTTCAGGTGGAGAAAGAATTAGGCATTACGAAAGAAGATATTGGTAAGACCATTTCGGTAGAAGAGTACAACCAGCGTTGTCGTGAGTCGGTGATGAAATTCAAAGACGAGTGGGACGATCTTACTGAAAAGATGGGATATTGGGTGGACTTGGATGATCCATACATTACTTTCGATCGCAACTACATGCAGACGTTGTGGAGTTTGTTGAAGAAATTGTATGACAAAGGATTGTTATACAAAGGTTACACTATTCAACCTTTCTCTCCAGCTGCAGGTACGGGTCTTTCTTCTCACGAGTTGAACCAGCCTGGTACTTACCGTGATGTGAAAGATACTTCGATCACTGCACAATTCAAGATCAAAGGAACTGAAAACGAGTTCTTCTTGGCCTGGACCACTACGCCATGGACACTTTCTTCGAATGCTGCCCTTGCCGTAGGTAAAAACATTGATTATGTGAAGGTACGCACCTTCAACCCTTATACATTCGAGCCGATTTTCGTGATTTTGGCGAAAAATCGTTTCAATGCTTATTTCAACCCTAAGCATGCAGACCTTAAAATTGAGGATTACAATGCAGGCGACAAGGGGATTCCTTATGAAGTAGTAGATACTTTCAAAGGATCAGAATTGGTAGGACGTGCTTATGAGCAGTTGATGCCATACGTTCAGCCTGTAAAAGACGCAGACAAGGCGTTCCATGTGATCGAAGGCGACTTCGTAACCACTGAGGATGGTACGGGTATCGTACACATTGCGCCAACCTTTGGTGCGGATGACCAGCGTGTTGCTTTCTTGGCGGGTGTTCCTGCGATTACGGTGTTGGACGAAAAAGGCAATGAGTTGCCATTGGTGGACAAGACGGGCCGTTTTGTAAAAGAAATGGGCGAGTTCGGTGGCCAATTCGTGAAGGCTGAATATGAGCCTGCGGAGGTAACTGCCGACAAAGGCTACAAAAGCATTGATGTGTTGATCTCTATCAAACTGAAAGAAGAAAACAGAGCTTTCAAAGTAGAGAAATACGAGCACAGCTACCCTCATTGTTGGAGAACAGACAAGCCAATTCTTTACTATCCATTGGATTCTTGGTTCATCAAAACGACTGAATACAAGGAGCAATTGGTAGCTTTGAACAAAACCATCAACTGGAAGCCAGGATCTACGGGTTCAGGACGTTTCGGTAACTGGTTGGAGAACTTGGTGGACTGGAACCTTTCGCGTTCGCGTTATTGGGGTACACCGCTTCCTATCTGGAGAACTGAGGATGGCGAAGAAGAGATCTGTATCGGATCGATCGCTGAATTGGCAGCTGAAGTAGAAAAGGCGAAAGCTGCAGGATTCATGGAGGCTTCTCTTCCTGAGGACTTCGACTTGCACCGTCCTTATGTGGATGATGTATTCTTGGTGTCGGCATCAGGTAAAAAGATGTTCCGTGAGCCAGATTTGATTGACGTTTGGTTTGATTCAGGGGCGATGCCTTATGCTCAGTGGGGTGTATTGGCGGATGCTGTTGATGCGAACAACCCAATTTATACCGCAGACTTCATTGCTGAGGGTGTGGATCAAACTCGTGGATGGTTCTTTACCTTGCACGCTTTGAGCACGATGCTTTATGATAAAGTAGCGTTCAAAAACGTGATTGCAAACGGTTTGGTATTGGATAAGAATGGTAACAAGATGTCCAAGCGATTGGGCAACGGGGTGAATCCATTCGAAACCATCGATACCCACGGACCAGATGCTACACGTTGGTATATGATCTCGAATGCGAACCCATGGGATAACCTGAAGTTCGATATTGACGGGGTGATGGAAGTGAAACGTAAATTGTTCGGTACACTTCAGAACACTTACAACTTCTTTGCACTTTACGCCAACCTGGATGGCTTCGTGAACAATGGCGAAGTGATTCCGGTAGCACAGCGTACAGAGTCGGATCGTTGGATTATCTCCCGCCTGAACTCATTGATCAAAGTTGTTGATGAAAACTTGAACGCTTACGAGCCAACACGTGCGGCACGTGCTATTCAGGACTTCGTAACGGATGATATGTCGAACTGGTACGTTCGTCTGAACCGTAAACGTTTCTGGAAAGGCGAATTCAACGAAGATAAAAAAGCGGCTTACCAGACACTTCATGAGTGTTTGACTACCATCGCTCAGATCAGTGCGCCATTCGCACCGTTCTATATGGATACTTTGTATCAGAACCTGACAGCAGGTATCGAAGGCGCAGCGGCTTCTGTTCACTTGACCAACTTCCCAACAGCTGTGGAAGCAGACATCGATGCAGACTTGGAAGCTCGCATGACTTTGGCACAACAAGCGTCATCATTGGTTCACTCACTTCGTAAGAAGGAGAAAATCAAGGTGCGTCAGCCATTGCAACGTGTGATGATCCCTGCCTTGAATGATACGTTCAAAGCGCACATTGCGGCGGTTGAGGAAATCATCAAGAATGAGGTGAACGTGAAAGAAGTAGAGGTGATTGATGATACATCAGGCATCTTGGTGAAGAATATCAAGCCAAACTTCAAAACGTTGGGTAAAGCTTATGGTCCACGCATGAAAGACATCGCCAAGGCGATCAGTGCTTTTGAGCAAGAGGATATCGCTAAAATCGAAGCGGACGGTCAATATGTATTGGCGATCGAAGGTGGGGATGTTACCTTGACTTTGGAAGATGTGTTGATCACTTCTCAGGATATTCCTGGCTGGTTGGTAGCCAACGAAGGCGCTTTGACCGTCGCGTTGGACATCAATTTGAACGATGCACTGAAAGAAGAAGGTTTGGCGCGTGACTTGGTGAACCGTATCCAAAATATCCGTAAGGATATGGGCTTGGAAATCCAAGACAAGATCCAGATCAGCATTCAGAATGAGGAAACAATCGCTAAGGCGGTTGCTTCAAACGAAGCATACATCACTACCGAAACGCAGGCGACTGCCTTGGCCGTAGTTGATCAACTAAATGACGCCACAGCTTTGGATATCGACGGCTTGACCGTTAATCTAAAAGTATCGAAATAAGATAAATGAGCAGGGGAGGCTGGTCTTCCCTTGCTTTCTTTTTGATATTTTCTTTCGAAGGCTCAAACCTTTACATGATTTTTTGACACCAGATGCTCGATCTTGGTGAAACAATCCTAATCCGACATGAAATACGGAAAATATTTTCTGATTGCACTACTTGTAATCATTGTTGATCAGGCCGTAAAGATGGCTGTTCACTTTAACATGCCTTTGGGCACGGCAGGACAGATCAAAGTCTTCGGCGACTGGTTCAAACTGCACTATACCCTGAACCCTGGTATGGCCTTCGGTATGCAATTGGGCTCATCCTATGGTAAATTAATCCTGACTACTTTCCGATTGTTCGCGATGTTCGGCATCGGCTGGTACTTGATCCGATTGGCAAAGAAAGGCGCCAAAAATGGGCTGTTGGTCTGCATCGGATTGATCTTGGGCGGGGCAATCGGTAACCTGGTCGATAGTATCTTTTATGGGGTATTGCTGGATAATGCACCCTACACGGCCTCCACACCGTGGTTCCATGGTCAGGTGATTGATATGTTCTACTTTGACCTTTGGGAAGGCTTCTTACCTAAGTCGATTCCTTTCTGGGGAGGCAAGTACATGGCTTTCTGGCCGATATTCAATGTAGCGGACTCAGCGATCTTCGTTGGCGTGGCATTGATCCTTATCTTTCAGAAGAAGTTCTTGACGACTGTTGATGGGGAACGATTGGGATAGGCTGAATCGTTAGGATATTTGTCCACAGATTACACAGATTTCCACAGATTACTTTTGTAAGATGATGGGGATACGATAAAATGAAAAAACACCGCTTGAAATGGTTCAGGCGGTGTTTTTTTTGTAAGGACGTTCAGAAGAACATCTATGCAAGCGGAGCTTGCATGATTTGGGGTCGTAGCGGGACGCTACGACAAGTGAAAGGTGCTGGGCGTTTATATTAAATGCTGGGCGTGCCCTTGATGTGTGCAGGGCATTTTGATTAAATACAGGGCATGCCATTGATGTGTGCAGGGCATTTTGATTAAATACAGGGCATGCCATTGATGTGTGCAGGGCATGCCCTGCACCTACAGGGTTAATGCCTTCAAATCCTGCATGGTTCCATTGAAATCATTGCCATCGGCGAAGGTACCGACGGGGATTCCTTTGACACCAATTCGATCCGAGAATTGATGGAACTTCCATCCCAAATGTCGAATGCGGCTTTTGGTACTGTAACTGATCGCCGCCCTTTTGGATGGGTATTGCGCCACCCATAATGGGTACTGACCTGAAGGAAACAAAGTCTTCAGATGGGTTTCATAAAACTTCCGGCCGGAATAGATGATCGGTTTTTTGCCATACTTTTTCTCTGCCAAATCCGCCCAGGTCTTGAGGTCTTTTTTCCACCGTCTGATGTTTTTAGCCGAAGGGTTGCTTGGAGCATCCTCAATATCCAATACAGGGGGAAAATCCCCTTTCTTTAATTCGACGATATGATCAAAGAAATGCCACTGTGAGGCACCGGATTGGTTAGGCTTGAAGTAATGATAGGCTCCCTTGAGGTATTTTTCCTTTTGTAAGGCCTGCCAGTTTCTTTTGAACTTACGATCCCGTTTAAATGCTCCATAAGAAGCCCTGACAAAGACGAATTTAATATCATGCTTAGAGGTTCTGACCTTATGCCAGTTGATATTGCTCTGATGATGTGAAACATCAATGCCAAACACATAGCCCGAGTGGTTGGTCTGTCCACTGTCGCGGTTGCTGGTTCGAACAATATGATGTGTCTTTTTTCTTTTGTATAACTTTACGCCGACAACCGTCAGGCCAACAGCGAAGATATGGATCAGGAGCACCCAAAAAATGGTACGTTTGGTTTTACTCATCAAAAAAGTGATTCGTTGAAATGAAAATATGACCTAAATTAGTCCATTACTTATCTATAAAAGACTATAAATTTTCAAATAGATTAAAAGCTATATCATTATTGTATTATTTAACACAAAAAAGATCATATTTAATGCAATCAACCTTCACTGAGTGAAAAAATGTTATTTGGGTGGATCGGTGCAGGGCATTTTTATTGAATGCAGGGCATGCCCTGCATCAACATCAATATTAACGATCGACTTCGCCCAAAACAACATCAATGGATCCCATGATGGCGATCAAATCGGCAAGCATGGCGCCTTTGGACAATACGGGCAGGATGGAAAGGTTCACGAAGGAGCTTGATCGGGCTTTGCAACGCAAAGGCTTGTCTGCGCGACCATCAGCATCGAAATAGAATCCCAATTCTCCTTTTGGGCTTTCGCCACGGAAGTACATCGATTGTGCTTTGGGACGCACGCGCTTGGGAACAACGGCTTGCGGGTCATAGGATTTGTCACGTTTGTGTTCGCCTTTCAATTTCTCCAAACATTGCTCGATGATCTTGACCGATTCTTTGCATTCCTGCGCACGAACCCACGAACGGTCCCAACAATCGCCGACAGTACCCATCTCACCTTTACCGATCGGGATATCAAAATCCAATTCAGGGTACACACTGTAAGCATCCACCCGACGGAGGTCATATTTCAAGCCTGAAGCCCGCAACATCGGTCCCGTTACCCCATAATTAATCGCCAGATCTCTTGGTAACACGCCTACATTGGCGGTACGCTCGACATAAATTTTATTTTCAATCAACAGCTGATCTGATTCAATCAATTTGGGTTTAAGGTAATTGATGAATTCGGTGCATTGTTCCTCAAAACCCACCGGAAGATCATAATAAAGTCCACCGACCCAAATATAATTATAGAGCATACGTGCCCCGCAAAGCCATTCGAGCAGTCGAAGGATATGCTCACGGTCCCGCATCATCCAAATAAATGGGGT is a window from the Persicobacter psychrovividus genome containing:
- a CDS encoding lipoprotein signal peptidase; the protein is MKYGKYFLIALLVIIVDQAVKMAVHFNMPLGTAGQIKVFGDWFKLHYTLNPGMAFGMQLGSSYGKLILTTFRLFAMFGIGWYLIRLAKKGAKNGLLVCIGLILGGAIGNLVDSIFYGVLLDNAPYTASTPWFHGQVIDMFYFDLWEGFLPKSIPFWGGKYMAFWPIFNVADSAIFVGVALILIFQKKFLTTVDGERLG
- a CDS encoding PP2C family protein-serine/threonine phosphatase, whose translation is MNLSLPQKWLNIEPLFPYVSREYLDYGKIMKASCVLGAVVHLCFVLVFSIFDVREMVMVNVFFSLPAYAVGYYFSHRKRFDFVAYWILCEVIAHAGFATYYLGLDAGFHFYLLLPGVMSFLYYRHPIYERVLISFCFFIVYAFGYVHMGDHVPAWSLVDSWVVKAIYLFNISFLAGSCCMIVYVFVQEYLRMETTIINSNKALKAQQDRISKSINYAHRIQQAVMPSLDIVKREVTDCFLLGQACNVVSGDWYWAKEQDGKLLVMIGDCTGHGVPGAFMSMLAIKLLERVVDDLGFVSPDRILNELRKAMKQALREGKQLDVGHDGMDGALILLNTKTAQVQFAGAYNPLWIVNKEGELMEVKADRQPIGHFVQEKPFSAKTIQLNEGDRLYLFTDGYCDQIRESDQQKMKIHRFRAKLLNIAQEPFDVQERILAQYFKDWQEGEDQLDDYLILGIEVPVGVQKHIFEQQEQFSVQ
- a CDS encoding glycoside hydrolase family 25 protein, coding for MSKTKRTIFWVLLIHIFAVGLTVVGVKLYKRKKTHHIVRTSNRDSGQTNHSGYVFGIDVSHHQSNINWHKVRTSKHDIKFVFVRASYGAFKRDRKFKRNWQALQKEKYLKGAYHYFKPNQSGASQWHFFDHIVELKKGDFPPVLDIEDAPSNPSAKNIRRWKKDLKTWADLAEKKYGKKPIIYSGRKFYETHLKTLFPSGQYPLWVAQYPSKRAAISYSTKSRIRHLGWKFHQFSDRIGVKGIPVGTFADGNDFNGTMQDLKALTL
- a CDS encoding NADH-quinone oxidoreductase subunit D, producing the protein MANQIQYKYDPKHLNVSEPSKYTEKDLKHQEMIINIGPQHPSTHGVLRLEVVTDGEIIVDVVPHLGYLHRCFEKHTEALMYNQIIPYVDRMDYVTAMNNEHIYCMGVEKMLGITDQIPKRTEYIRVLVAELNRIASHFVALGTYGLDIGATTPFIWMMRDREHILRLLEWLCGARMLYNYIWVGGLYYDLPVGFEEQCTEFINYLKPKLIESDQLLIENKIYVERTANVGVLPRDLAINYGVTGPMLRASGLKYDLRRVDAYSVYPELDFDIPIGKGEMGTVGDCWDRSWVRAQECKESVKIIEQCLEKLKGEHKRDKSYDPQAVVPKRVRPKAQSMYFRGESPKGELGFYFDADGRADKPLRCKARSSSFVNLSILPVLSKGAMLADLIAIMGSIDVVLGEVDR
- the ileS gene encoding isoleucine--tRNA ligase, coding for MQYKEYKQVDFAQVGRDVLQEWKDKSTFDSSVKLREGAPEFVFFEGPPSANGTPGIHHVMARTVKDIFCRYKTLKGFQVKRKGGWDTHGLPVELQVEKELGITKEDIGKTISVEEYNQRCRESVMKFKDEWDDLTEKMGYWVDLDDPYITFDRNYMQTLWSLLKKLYDKGLLYKGYTIQPFSPAAGTGLSSHELNQPGTYRDVKDTSITAQFKIKGTENEFFLAWTTTPWTLSSNAALAVGKNIDYVKVRTFNPYTFEPIFVILAKNRFNAYFNPKHADLKIEDYNAGDKGIPYEVVDTFKGSELVGRAYEQLMPYVQPVKDADKAFHVIEGDFVTTEDGTGIVHIAPTFGADDQRVAFLAGVPAITVLDEKGNELPLVDKTGRFVKEMGEFGGQFVKAEYEPAEVTADKGYKSIDVLISIKLKEENRAFKVEKYEHSYPHCWRTDKPILYYPLDSWFIKTTEYKEQLVALNKTINWKPGSTGSGRFGNWLENLVDWNLSRSRYWGTPLPIWRTEDGEEEICIGSIAELAAEVEKAKAAGFMEASLPEDFDLHRPYVDDVFLVSASGKKMFREPDLIDVWFDSGAMPYAQWGVLADAVDANNPIYTADFIAEGVDQTRGWFFTLHALSTMLYDKVAFKNVIANGLVLDKNGNKMSKRLGNGVNPFETIDTHGPDATRWYMISNANPWDNLKFDIDGVMEVKRKLFGTLQNTYNFFALYANLDGFVNNGEVIPVAQRTESDRWIISRLNSLIKVVDENLNAYEPTRAARAIQDFVTDDMSNWYVRLNRKRFWKGEFNEDKKAAYQTLHECLTTIAQISAPFAPFYMDTLYQNLTAGIEGAAASVHLTNFPTAVEADIDADLEARMTLAQQASSLVHSLRKKEKIKVRQPLQRVMIPALNDTFKAHIAAVEEIIKNEVNVKEVEVIDDTSGILVKNIKPNFKTLGKAYGPRMKDIAKAISAFEQEDIAKIEADGQYVLAIEGGDVTLTLEDVLITSQDIPGWLVANEGALTVALDINLNDALKEEGLARDLVNRIQNIRKDMGLEIQDKIQISIQNEETIAKAVASNEAYITTETQATALAVVDQLNDATALDIDGLTVNLKVSK